From the Alkalibacter rhizosphaerae genome, one window contains:
- a CDS encoding STAS domain-containing protein produces the protein MLTINMLEETERWTVALNGEVDIYTVDMLKEKLEAVKDVEGKEIVFDLKKLDYIDSTGLGAIIGVKGKNPKASIRVINMKSNVARLFEITGLDKIFATE, from the coding sequence ATGCTGACGATTAACATGCTGGAAGAAACGGAACGTTGGACCGTAGCTTTGAATGGAGAAGTGGATATTTATACAGTAGACATGCTCAAGGAAAAGTTGGAAGCGGTCAAAGATGTAGAAGGAAAAGAGATCGTATTTGATCTGAAGAAGCTGGACTATATCGACAGTACGGGCTTAGGCGCCATCATTGGCGTAAAGGGAAAGAATCCTAAAGCATCCATCCGGGTGATCAACATGAAGTCCAATGTGGCACGATTGTTTGAGATTACTGGATTGGACAAGATTTTTGCAACAGAGTAA
- a CDS encoding ATP-binding protein, translating to MEMQKMEEQVKISLTLPGVPEYVSVARLTLSGVASRMGFNVDAIEDLKVAVSEACTNAMKHGCLVPKDQYHVDYIVSDKTLIIDVCDKGRGFMVSDIGEPDLGNPRENGLGLYIIRTLMDEVEVTSSNEKGTVVRMIKQLEE from the coding sequence ATGGAAATGCAAAAAATGGAAGAACAAGTGAAAATTTCATTAACGTTGCCTGGGGTACCGGAATATGTCAGCGTTGCCCGTTTGACACTGTCCGGCGTTGCCAGCCGCATGGGGTTCAACGTGGATGCCATCGAAGATTTGAAAGTCGCAGTCAGTGAAGCCTGCACCAATGCCATGAAGCATGGCTGCCTGGTGCCTAAGGATCAATACCATGTTGATTACATTGTATCTGACAAGACGTTGATCATCGATGTATGCGACAAGGGGCGAGGTTTCATGGTTTCGGACATCGGGGAACCGGATCTGGGAAATCCCAGGGAAAACGGATTGGGGTTGTACATCATCCGCACCTTGATGGATGAAGTGGAAGTCACCAGCTCCAACGAAAAAGGCACCGTTGTTCGCATGATCAAACAGTTAGAGGAGTAA
- a CDS encoding SigB/SigF/SigG family RNA polymerase sigma factor, producing the protein MGKDVTTKNDEKKLLKKKYTEGLFERYIATKDVEIRNEIFKEFMYIPEILSKKYINKGVDYEDIFQVASLGLIYAIERYDPSKGYEFSSFATPTILGEIKKYFRDKEWIIKVPRRIQELSRKINMSKDHLQHKLMRPPTIRDIAEYLEVSEEEVIEAMEGSYAYSPTSLDVRISNSKDENDLSLFEVLGMEDQNISEVEDKDLIKNIFAEMDEYDRKIIIDRYYNNKSQSDIASELGVSQMTISRLEKKIIKKLRDRISY; encoded by the coding sequence ATGGGCAAGGACGTTACGACAAAAAACGACGAAAAGAAGCTACTAAAGAAAAAATACACCGAAGGATTGTTTGAACGATACATTGCCACGAAAGACGTCGAGATTCGAAATGAAATATTCAAAGAATTCATGTACATTCCCGAGATCCTATCAAAAAAGTATATCAACAAGGGAGTGGACTATGAAGATATTTTTCAAGTGGCCAGTTTAGGACTTATTTACGCCATTGAGCGGTACGATCCCTCAAAAGGGTATGAGTTTTCCAGTTTTGCCACACCGACCATATTGGGGGAGATCAAGAAATATTTTAGGGACAAGGAGTGGATCATCAAAGTACCAAGAAGGATCCAGGAGCTTTCCCGTAAAATAAACATGTCCAAAGACCATCTTCAACACAAATTGATGCGGCCGCCGACCATACGGGACATCGCAGAATACCTGGAGGTTTCGGAAGAAGAAGTGATCGAAGCCATGGAAGGAAGCTACGCATATTCTCCAACGTCTCTCGATGTTCGAATCAGCAATTCCAAAGATGAAAACGATCTGTCTCTCTTTGAAGTGTTGGGTATGGAAGACCAGAACATTTCCGAAGTGGAAGACAAGGACCTGATCAAAAATATATTTGCGGAAATGGACGAATACGACCGCAAGATCATCATCGACCGATACTACAACAACAAAAGCCAAAGTGATATTGCCAGCGAGCTGGGGGTTTCTCAAATGACCATATCCCGTCTGGAAAAGAAAATCATCAAAAAATTGCGGGATCGCATCAGTTATTGA
- the fusA gene encoding elongation factor G encodes MKTYPTGSIRNVAILGHSGSGKTTLTEAMAFNAGIIDRMGKVEDGSTISDYDNEEIKRMISINATTVPMEYGGHKINVLDVPGYFDFFGEAVSTLRVSDAAVLVLDALSGIEVGTEKDWEMIENENIPAILVINKMDRENVRFEKIMNDLKEKFGNKVVPFELPFGEGLDFNGVINVVDMKGRERRGDRCFDMAVPDELQAELEPYREMIMESVAQTDEDLMEKYFAGEELTNAEIHAGLRKGVLEGELIPVLCSSGSKNIGVETLMSMIIEYFPSPADLLGEPFTRPNGGDSDVRKYDSAAPVALQVFKTIADPYVGRLSLFKVISGTLTTGMELLNTTKNKKEKINHIYLLRGKKQVEVENLQAGDIGALSKLSDTTTGDTLCDPKDPLEFRPLVFPKPVIAMGVEPKSKGDEDKIGNGFARLQEEDQTLHVERNSETKQTLISGLGEMHIEIMCEKLKSKFGIEVMLEEPKIPYRETIKKKATAEGKHKKQSGGRGQFGHVHIDFEPVGDPNVDFEFVDKVVGGAVPRNFIPAVEKGLQDCIKEGVLAKYPVVGLRATLFDGSFHAVDSDEMSFRMAANLAYKKGMKEANPVILEPIYKVEIVVPEDYMGDIMGDLNKKRGRILGMEPMEGGKQKILAEAPFAEMFKYATELRSMTQARGDFSMEFARYEELPGSLAEKVIAKAEEENNH; translated from the coding sequence ATGAAAACGTATCCAACCGGCAGTATCAGAAACGTAGCAATCCTGGGGCATAGCGGCAGTGGAAAGACCACGTTGACGGAAGCCATGGCCTTTAACGCAGGGATCATTGACCGTATGGGAAAGGTGGAAGACGGATCGACCATTTCCGATTACGACAATGAGGAAATCAAACGAATGATCTCCATCAATGCCACTACCGTACCCATGGAATATGGCGGACACAAAATCAACGTGCTGGATGTTCCCGGCTATTTTGACTTTTTTGGAGAAGCAGTGAGTACCCTTCGGGTCAGCGATGCTGCTGTGCTGGTTTTGGATGCCTTGTCTGGAATTGAAGTGGGAACGGAAAAAGACTGGGAAATGATCGAAAACGAAAACATCCCTGCCATTCTGGTCATCAACAAGATGGACCGGGAAAATGTACGATTTGAAAAAATCATGAACGACCTGAAAGAAAAGTTTGGCAACAAGGTGGTTCCTTTTGAGTTGCCTTTTGGAGAAGGACTGGACTTTAATGGCGTCATCAATGTTGTGGACATGAAAGGGCGAGAACGACGGGGAGACCGATGCTTCGACATGGCGGTACCGGATGAATTGCAAGCGGAATTGGAGCCCTACCGGGAAATGATCATGGAGTCCGTGGCCCAAACCGATGAAGACCTGATGGAGAAATATTTTGCCGGGGAAGAATTGACCAATGCAGAGATCCATGCCGGTTTGCGCAAAGGTGTTTTAGAAGGAGAACTCATCCCCGTGTTGTGTAGTTCCGGAAGCAAAAACATCGGAGTGGAAACGCTGATGAGCATGATCATCGAATACTTCCCGTCTCCGGCGGACCTGCTGGGAGAACCCTTTACCCGACCAAACGGAGGAGATTCCGATGTACGAAAATACGACAGCGCGGCACCAGTGGCCCTTCAGGTATTCAAGACCATTGCAGACCCCTACGTGGGCCGATTGTCCCTGTTCAAAGTCATATCCGGAACGTTAACGACAGGCATGGAATTATTGAATACAACGAAAAATAAAAAAGAAAAGATCAATCATATTTATTTGCTTCGGGGCAAAAAACAGGTGGAAGTGGAGAACCTGCAGGCAGGCGATATCGGTGCCCTGTCCAAGTTGTCCGACACCACCACGGGAGATACCCTGTGCGATCCGAAGGATCCCTTGGAGTTTCGACCGCTGGTTTTCCCGAAACCGGTCATCGCCATGGGCGTGGAACCAAAATCCAAAGGGGACGAGGACAAGATCGGAAATGGTTTTGCCAGACTCCAGGAAGAAGACCAGACCCTGCATGTTGAGCGAAATTCGGAAACGAAGCAGACCCTGATCTCCGGCTTGGGCGAGATGCACATCGAGATCATGTGCGAAAAGCTGAAAAGCAAGTTCGGCATCGAAGTCATGCTGGAAGAACCCAAGATTCCTTATCGGGAAACCATCAAGAAAAAAGCAACGGCAGAAGGAAAACACAAGAAGCAATCCGGTGGTAGAGGCCAGTTCGGTCACGTGCACATCGATTTTGAACCCGTCGGCGACCCAAATGTGGATTTTGAGTTTGTGGACAAGGTGGTAGGCGGCGCCGTTCCAAGAAACTTTATTCCTGCAGTTGAAAAAGGGTTGCAGGATTGCATCAAGGAGGGCGTTCTGGCAAAATATCCGGTGGTTGGACTCAGGGCCACCCTGTTTGACGGATCCTTCCATGCTGTGGATTCTGACGAAATGTCCTTTAGAATGGCGGCCAATCTTGCCTACAAAAAAGGAATGAAGGAAGCCAACCCTGTTATCCTGGAACCCATTTACAAAGTGGAGATCGTGGTGCCGGAAGATTACATGGGAGACATCATGGGAGATTTGAACAAGAAGCGGGGACGCATCTTGGGAATGGAGCCCATGGAAGGCGGAAAGCAAAAGATCCTGGCGGAAGCTCCTTTTGCCGAAATGTTCAAGTATGCAACGGAACTAAGGTCCATGACCCAGGCCAGGGGAGATTTTTCCATGGAGTTTGCCCGCTATGAAGAATTGCCTGGATCCTTGGCGGAAAAAGTGATCGCAAAAGCGGAAGAAGAGAACAATCACTAA
- a CDS encoding transposase, with product MARIPRKECKSRYYHILVEGRTDKDIFADPSDKEKMLEIMERVLEESNVSVYAYCIMDNHAHFIVQEGEGDISRFMKRINGSYAVYYNRKYGERGQVFYDRFKSENIRDMEHLMRVMRFIHNNPVNSGSVPKQRDYPWSSYRQYVLSIQRSSLLKKEHILVWFSRDQKVAMDKFVVFMQEKSNDIYLDLEESIEKTVQGMIRKYLTKNHLQLEELGYKENVLHRDRLIQLVREVGGFSIRKIADLLQLNRGTVYNVLSRSNKPGEERND from the coding sequence ATGGCGAGAATTCCGAGAAAAGAATGCAAAAGTAGATATTATCACATCCTGGTGGAAGGCCGAACGGACAAGGATATTTTTGCGGATCCCAGCGACAAGGAAAAAATGCTGGAGATCATGGAGCGGGTATTGGAAGAAAGCAACGTATCCGTATATGCCTACTGCATCATGGACAACCATGCCCACTTTATTGTTCAGGAAGGGGAAGGGGACATTTCCCGATTCATGAAGAGGATCAACGGATCTTATGCAGTATATTACAATCGCAAGTACGGAGAGCGAGGACAGGTTTTTTACGACCGGTTCAAAAGCGAAAACATCCGGGACATGGAACATCTTATGCGGGTGATGCGTTTCATCCACAACAATCCGGTCAACAGCGGTTCTGTCCCCAAGCAACGGGATTATCCATGGAGCAGCTACCGGCAGTATGTATTGTCGATCCAACGATCGTCCCTATTGAAGAAAGAACATATTCTGGTCTGGTTTTCCCGGGATCAGAAGGTGGCCATGGACAAATTCGTGGTATTCATGCAGGAGAAGAGCAACGACATCTATTTGGACCTGGAAGAAAGCATTGAAAAGACGGTACAAGGCATGATTCGAAAATACTTGACAAAAAACCATCTTCAGTTGGAGGAACTTGGGTATAAAGAAAATGTATTGCATCGAGATCGATTGATCCAACTGGTCAGGGAGGTCGGCGGGTTTTCCATCCGGAAGATCGCTGATTTGCTGCAACTGAATCGAGGTACGGTGTACAACGTGTTGTCCCGGTCCAACAAACCGGGGGAGGAAAGGAATGATTGA
- a CDS encoding UvrB/UvrC motif-containing protein, with protein MIEVLCDNCKERQATIHITKIINGQKKEHHLCDQCTSLDKLGKEAFDYTGFISDVANDGKRNPSKEQPGERTCSRCGMTYEFFRKHGKFGCGECYDAFEPMIVPMIRRMHGKDRHIGKVIKNGDRMFQRKRELEVLQAKLDEAVEKEEYEMAAQYRDQIKALVSQTEEVED; from the coding sequence ATGATTGAAGTGCTGTGCGACAACTGCAAAGAACGACAAGCCACCATTCATATCACCAAAATAATCAACGGACAAAAAAAAGAACATCATTTGTGCGACCAATGCACTTCTTTGGATAAATTGGGGAAGGAAGCATTTGATTATACAGGGTTCATTTCCGATGTTGCAAACGACGGCAAAAGAAATCCGTCCAAAGAGCAACCGGGGGAACGGACATGCAGTCGATGCGGAATGACCTATGAATTTTTTCGAAAGCATGGAAAATTTGGTTGTGGAGAGTGCTACGACGCCTTTGAACCAATGATCGTTCCCATGATCCGACGGATGCACGGCAAAGACCGGCATATCGGCAAAGTGATCAAAAACGGCGATCGAATGTTCCAGCGAAAGCGGGAACTGGAAGTCCTTCAGGCAAAATTGGACGAGGCAGTGGAAAAGGAAGAATATGAAATGGCGGCCCAATATCGGGACCAGATCAAAGCACTGGTCAGCCAGACGGAAGAAGTAGAGGACTGA
- a CDS encoding protein arginine kinase: MGSWKNEDKERDIVISSRVRLARNIKDMPFPVLLPENRARHLTKTIEECLNSNEGLATTFKKFDLSELKNNEKRVLVEKHLISRELGTHWGAAVFINDGEDLSIMVNEEDHIRIQCILDGFQLYNTYEQADKMDDVLEGCMEFSFHERFGYLTSCPTNAGTGMRASVMLHLPSMTLNNQIHSMMMTLSKFGLTIRGIHGEGTQALGDLYQISNQNTMGVTEHEIIDTLHDVAREIIKKERDLRYDILQNNRIYLEDKIYRAYGILSNARSINSEESMKLLSLVRLGADLELLDQKLSVINRLLLDIQPGILASTYGEAMNDMERDRVRAEHIRRELMEKTIEE, translated from the coding sequence ATGGGATCATGGAAGAATGAGGACAAGGAGCGGGACATCGTCATCAGCAGCAGGGTGCGGCTCGCTCGAAACATCAAAGACATGCCTTTTCCGGTATTGCTTCCGGAAAACCGGGCCCGACATTTGACCAAGACCATCGAGGAATGTTTGAATTCCAACGAAGGGTTGGCAACGACTTTCAAGAAATTTGACCTGTCGGAGCTGAAAAACAATGAAAAGCGGGTCTTGGTGGAAAAACACCTGATCAGCCGGGAATTGGGGACCCACTGGGGAGCTGCCGTATTTATCAACGACGGGGAAGATTTGAGCATCATGGTCAACGAAGAAGATCATATTCGGATCCAGTGCATTTTGGACGGGTTTCAATTATACAACACCTATGAGCAGGCAGACAAAATGGACGACGTCCTGGAAGGATGCATGGAATTTTCCTTTCACGAGCGATTTGGTTATCTGACTTCCTGTCCCACCAATGCAGGAACGGGAATGCGGGCTTCCGTCATGCTCCACTTGCCGTCCATGACACTGAACAACCAGATCCACTCCATGATGATGACATTATCCAAATTTGGATTGACCATTCGAGGGATCCATGGAGAGGGTACCCAGGCCTTGGGTGATCTTTATCAGATCTCCAATCAAAACACCATGGGAGTTACAGAGCATGAGATCATCGATACCCTTCATGATGTAGCCAGGGAGATCATTAAAAAAGAAAGAGATCTGCGTTATGACATCTTGCAAAACAATCGGATCTATTTGGAAGACAAGATTTATCGGGCCTACGGGATCTTATCCAATGCCAGGTCCATCAATTCGGAAGAGAGCATGAAGCTTTTGTCTTTGGTACGTCTGGGAGCAGATCTGGAACTGTTGGATCAAAAGCTGTCGGTGATCAATCGGCTCTTGCTGGACATCCAGCCGGGGATCTTGGCCAGTACCTATGGAGAAGCCATGAACGACATGGAAAGAGACCGGGTGCGGGCGGAACACATACGAAGAGAGTTAATGGAAAAAACAATAGAAGAATAG
- a CDS encoding ATP-dependent Clp protease ATP-binding subunit, which yields MFGRFTEKAQKVLMLSQEEAKKLNHNYIGSEHLLLGLIQEGEGIAAVALKNLGVQYEKASMQIETLLGRGEDQVEEIIGYTPRTKKILELSLMEARALNQSYIGTEHILLGLVREGEGIGAKILSDLGLDFEKIREEIVKLMNTSSNQAPKAQQAKNSNTKNLDKYGRDLTAMADEGRLDPVIGRDKEIQRVIQILSRRTKNNPVLIGEPGVGKTAVAEGLAQKIASGDIPENLKDKRVVSLDLSSMVAGAKYRGEFEDRLKNTMEEILEDGNILLFIDEMHTIIGAGAAEGAIDASNIMKPALARGELQAIGATTLDEYRKHVEKDAALERRFQPVDVGEPTKEEAVEILRGLRDRYEAHHKVTITDEALEAAVELSDRYINDRYLPDKAIDLIDEAASRIRLNMLTAPPDIKELEEQIERYQQEKEEAVAAQDYEKAAQIRDLENKAKNKLEEVTMNWKNKNNIGAAGEVVADDIAQIVSIWTGVPVKKLAQEESEKLLNMEEVLHKRVVGQDEAVKAVSKAIRRARVGLKDPKRPIGSFVFLGPTGVGKTELSKALAQIMFGDEDNMIRIDMSEYMEKHAVSRLIGSPPGYVGYDEGGQLTEKVRRKPYSVILLDEIEKAHPDVFNILLQILEDGRLTDGKGRTVDFKNTVVIMTSNVGAHTIKKGKTLGFSASQTQNQDEYDKMKENILEELRRTFRPEFINRLDEVIVFHQLDDKHIGDIIEILLEQLSKRLKDLEIDLSFTDEVKHYLAEKGTNLEYGARPLRRTIQKEVEDRLSEELLLGTVIKGQSIEVALEDGKLTFYNK from the coding sequence ATATTTGGACGATTTACAGAAAAGGCACAAAAGGTATTGATGCTCTCCCAAGAGGAGGCCAAAAAACTAAACCACAATTATATCGGTTCGGAACATTTGCTGCTGGGTCTGATCCAGGAAGGAGAAGGTATTGCAGCTGTTGCTCTGAAGAACCTGGGAGTCCAATACGAGAAAGCATCCATGCAGATCGAGACCCTTTTGGGACGTGGCGAAGATCAGGTAGAGGAGATCATAGGATACACCCCGCGCACCAAGAAGATTTTGGAGTTAAGTCTGATGGAGGCTAGGGCCCTCAATCAAAGCTATATCGGAACGGAGCATATCCTACTGGGATTGGTTCGGGAAGGGGAAGGGATCGGTGCAAAAATACTCAGCGATCTGGGATTGGATTTTGAAAAGATCCGGGAAGAGATCGTGAAGCTGATGAACACATCCAGCAACCAGGCCCCCAAAGCCCAACAGGCAAAAAACAGCAACACGAAAAATTTGGACAAATACGGAAGAGATTTGACCGCCATGGCCGATGAAGGTCGACTGGACCCGGTCATCGGACGAGACAAGGAGATCCAGAGGGTGATCCAAATCTTGAGCAGGCGGACAAAAAACAATCCGGTCCTCATAGGGGAACCCGGCGTTGGTAAAACTGCGGTGGCGGAAGGCTTGGCTCAAAAGATCGCTTCGGGAGACATACCGGAAAATCTGAAAGACAAAAGAGTGGTCTCCCTGGATCTGTCATCCATGGTCGCCGGGGCAAAATATCGGGGAGAATTTGAAGATCGCCTGAAAAACACTATGGAAGAGATTCTGGAGGACGGCAACATCCTTTTGTTCATCGACGAAATGCATACCATCATCGGTGCAGGAGCTGCAGAAGGGGCCATCGATGCATCCAATATCATGAAACCGGCTTTGGCCAGGGGAGAATTGCAGGCTATAGGAGCCACCACCCTGGATGAATACCGAAAACACGTGGAAAAGGATGCAGCCTTGGAACGGCGTTTTCAGCCGGTGGACGTTGGTGAACCCACCAAGGAAGAAGCGGTGGAGATCCTTCGAGGTCTACGGGATCGATACGAAGCCCATCACAAAGTGACCATCACCGACGAAGCCCTGGAGGCGGCGGTGGAATTATCGGATCGCTACATCAACGACCGATATTTGCCGGACAAGGCCATCGATCTTATCGATGAAGCGGCATCCAGGATCCGCCTCAACATGTTGACGGCTCCGCCGGACATCAAGGAATTGGAAGAGCAGATCGAGAGATACCAGCAGGAAAAGGAAGAAGCGGTAGCAGCTCAGGATTATGAAAAAGCCGCCCAGATCCGGGATTTGGAAAACAAGGCGAAAAACAAGCTGGAAGAAGTGACCATGAATTGGAAAAATAAAAACAACATAGGGGCTGCAGGAGAAGTTGTCGCAGACGACATCGCACAAATCGTATCCATTTGGACCGGAGTTCCGGTGAAAAAACTGGCCCAGGAAGAATCGGAAAAACTGTTGAACATGGAGGAGGTCCTCCACAAGCGGGTCGTAGGGCAGGATGAAGCGGTGAAAGCCGTGTCTAAAGCCATCAGAAGGGCCAGAGTAGGGTTGAAAGACCCCAAGAGGCCCATAGGTTCCTTCGTGTTCTTGGGACCGACTGGTGTAGGAAAAACTGAGCTGAGCAAGGCTCTGGCGCAAATCATGTTTGGCGATGAAGACAACATGATCCGCATCGACATGTCGGAATATATGGAAAAACATGCCGTGTCCCGTCTGATTGGATCCCCTCCGGGATATGTGGGGTATGATGAAGGCGGACAATTGACGGAAAAGGTGAGACGAAAGCCCTACTCGGTCATTTTACTGGATGAGATCGAGAAAGCGCACCCGGACGTATTCAATATTTTGCTGCAGATCCTGGAAGACGGTCGATTGACCGACGGCAAAGGGAGAACGGTGGATTTTAAAAATACCGTCGTCATCATGACATCCAATGTAGGGGCTCATACCATCAAAAAAGGAAAGACATTGGGCTTTTCCGCATCACAGACCCAGAATCAGGATGAATACGACAAAATGAAAGAAAACATTTTAGAGGAATTGCGACGAACCTTCCGTCCGGAGTTCATCAACCGGTTGGATGAAGTGATCGTATTCCACCAGCTGGACGACAAGCATATCGGGGACATCATTGAGATCCTTTTGGAACAGTTGTCCAAACGATTGAAAGATTTGGAGATCGACTTGTCATTCACCGATGAAGTCAAGCATTATTTGGCTGAAAAAGGAACCAATTTGGAATATGGGGCAAGACCCTTGCGCCGTACCATCCAGAAGGAAGTAGAAGACCGATTGTCCGAGGAATTGCTTCTGGGCACGGTCATCAAAGGTCAATCCATCGAAGTGGCACTTGAAGATGGGAAGCTGACGTTTTATAATAAGTAG
- a CDS encoding biotin--[acetyl-CoA-carboxylase] ligase: MSTKDRIASILEQDPGKVISGAALARELKISRTAVWKHMQVLMEEGYPVKAVPNKGYVLEETTDRLSEALIRNRLKCPSFSRIVHVHKSLDSTNETGKMLARDGEAHGTLVVADEQVQGKGRRGKTFFSPSGKGIYMSILLRPDIVPEEALHLTIQAAVAVTDVLEELFPADERSAIQIKWVNDVYIHERKVAGILTEAAMEMESGKMDYVVVGIGVNVVGEISDLPESIRSTAGFLSEHLRKVPSRNELIAAIANRLEELITNEEFTRTIQRYAAKSYLTGKTVQLMQNGGIRRGIVAGIDEKGRLVMNYEDGSRGVVHSGEVELLKDGKVNK, translated from the coding sequence ATGTCCACCAAGGACCGCATCGCATCGATTTTAGAACAAGATCCGGGGAAAGTGATCTCCGGCGCTGCATTGGCGAGAGAATTGAAGATCAGCAGGACGGCTGTCTGGAAACACATGCAGGTCTTGATGGAGGAAGGTTATCCCGTCAAGGCTGTTCCCAATAAAGGGTATGTGTTGGAAGAGACCACAGATCGCCTGTCGGAGGCCTTGATCCGAAATCGTCTGAAGTGTCCGTCCTTTTCCAGGATCGTCCACGTTCATAAAAGCCTGGACTCCACCAACGAGACGGGAAAGATGCTGGCCAGGGACGGGGAAGCTCATGGTACCTTGGTGGTGGCGGACGAGCAGGTCCAGGGTAAGGGACGTCGGGGGAAAACCTTTTTTTCTCCTTCCGGCAAAGGGATCTATATGAGTATCCTGCTTCGGCCGGATATTGTGCCGGAAGAAGCCCTTCATTTGACCATACAGGCAGCCGTTGCCGTAACCGATGTACTGGAGGAGCTGTTTCCGGCAGACGAGAGGTCTGCCATACAAATAAAGTGGGTCAACGATGTGTACATACATGAACGGAAAGTGGCGGGGATCTTGACGGAGGCGGCCATGGAAATGGAAAGCGGCAAGATGGACTATGTTGTCGTCGGCATTGGCGTCAATGTGGTGGGTGAGATCTCGGACCTGCCGGAATCCATTCGTTCCACGGCAGGTTTCCTGTCTGAGCATCTCCGCAAGGTTCCCTCCAGAAATGAATTGATCGCAGCCATCGCCAATCGACTGGAGGAGCTGATCACCAATGAAGAATTCACAAGGACCATCCAGCGTTATGCGGCAAAAAGCTATCTGACGGGGAAAACCGTCCAACTCATGCAAAACGGTGGGATCCGCAGGGGAATTGTTGCCGGTATCGATGAAAAGGGCCGGTTGGTGATGAATTATGAAGACGGGTCCAGAGGGGTGGTACACTCCGGTGAGGTGGAACTGCTCAAAGATGGAAAAGTCAACAAGTAA
- a CDS encoding O-antigen ligase family protein yields the protein MQAGLILLMASPYTAYLPLIYMSLQWWKDRKEGPWSGIHKSLALLCVFSFLAAAINQSLPSFIGSLGLLFLVGASWRVQQTIQDENRAHEVLVAIWQVGMVTGILGLVEKALSYMVDMTWVGSWFWSPNFIPSAENYRIYATYGNPNVTGMVFGWLLLVSVYLWDTELGKKSRYLLGIMVFGTAVIATGSKGATVAMLAALVVYGILSKNKTLRRILLLSFAAVVVLALLSPEINHKVHSKRVDWWIESFAFIFQRPWTGWGIWGAMDHLGNIHSHNAWISLLFFFGIPGFVAYLWWKGLLYRRLLLFFKGGSRLAILLIASQAFFVVQGIVDFTWMTPQGGALFFGLCGITAGLTENQGTSGKVSKTRAQKRSGKKIRIG from the coding sequence ATGCAAGCTGGATTGATTTTATTGATGGCATCGCCGTATACGGCCTATTTGCCGCTGATCTACATGAGCCTTCAGTGGTGGAAGGATCGTAAAGAAGGACCATGGAGCGGGATCCATAAAAGTCTCGCTCTTTTATGCGTGTTTTCTTTTTTGGCCGCCGCCATCAACCAAAGCTTGCCTTCTTTTATAGGAAGCCTGGGGCTCTTGTTTTTAGTGGGAGCCTCATGGCGCGTCCAGCAAACCATTCAGGATGAAAACAGAGCCCATGAGGTACTGGTAGCCATCTGGCAGGTCGGAATGGTCACCGGCATACTGGGGTTGGTGGAAAAAGCCTTGTCCTATATGGTGGACATGACATGGGTGGGAAGCTGGTTTTGGAGTCCCAACTTCATCCCCAGTGCGGAAAACTACCGCATCTATGCAACCTATGGAAATCCCAATGTGACCGGTATGGTGTTTGGTTGGCTCCTGCTGGTCTCCGTTTACCTTTGGGATACGGAACTGGGAAAAAAAAGTCGATATTTGTTGGGAATCATGGTTTTTGGCACCGCCGTCATTGCAACAGGATCAAAAGGAGCCACCGTGGCCATGCTGGCTGCATTGGTGGTTTATGGCATTTTATCGAAGAACAAGACCCTTCGGCGGATCTTGCTGCTGTCTTTTGCCGCCGTTGTCGTGTTGGCCCTCCTCAGTCCGGAGATCAACCACAAGGTCCACAGCAAAAGGGTGGACTGGTGGATCGAAAGCTTTGCATTTATTTTTCAGCGTCCATGGACCGGTTGGGGCATATGGGGAGCCATGGATCACTTGGGCAACATTCATAGCCACAATGCTTGGATCTCTCTGCTTTTTTTCTTCGGGATCCCGGGATTTGTCGCCTATCTTTGGTGGAAAGGTCTCTTGTATCGAAGGCTGCTCCTCTTTTTTAAAGGAGGTTCTCGTCTGGCCATTTTACTGATCGCATCCCAGGCCTTTTTCGTTGTTCAAGGAATCGTTGATTTCACATGGATGACACCCCAAGGTGGAGCGTTGTTTTTTGGATTGTGCGGAATAACGGCCGGATTGACGGAGAATCAAGGGACGTCTGGAAAAGTGTCAAAAACGAGGGCACAAAAACGTTCTGGAAAAAAGATAAGAATCGGATGA